From a region of the Pongo pygmaeus isolate AG05252 chromosome 5, NHGRI_mPonPyg2-v2.0_pri, whole genome shotgun sequence genome:
- the NOTCH4 gene encoding neurogenic locus notch homolog protein 4 isoform X1: MQPPSLLLLLLLLLLCVSVVITRGLLCGSFPEPCANGGTCLSLSLGQGTCQCAPGFLGETCQFPDPCQNAQLCQNGGSCQALLPTPLGLPSSPSPLTPSFLCTCLPGFTGERCQAQLEDPCPTSFCSKRGRCHIQASGRPQCSCMPGWTGEQCQLRDFCSANPCVNGGVCLATYPQIQCHCPPGFEGHACERDVNECFQDPGPCPKGTSCHNTLGSFQCLCPVGREGPRCELRAGPCPPRGCSNGGTCQLMPGKDSTFHLCLCPPGFIGPDCEVNPDNCVSHQCQNGGTCQDGLDTYTCLCPETWTGWDCSEDVDECETQGPPHCRNGGTCQNSAGSFHCVCVSGWGGTSCEENLDDCIAATCAPGSTCIDRVGSFSCLCPPGRTGLLCHLEDMCLSQPCHGDAQCSTNPLTGSTLCLCQPGYSGPTCHQDLDECLMAQQGPSPCEHGGSCLNTPGSFNCLCPPGYTGSRCEADHNECLSQPCHPGSTCLDLLATFHCLCPPGLEGQLCEVETNECASAPCLNHADCHDLLNGFQCICLPGFAGTRCEEDIDECRNSPCANGGQCQDQPGAFHCECLPGFEGTRCQTEVDECLSDPCPVGASCIDLPGAFFCLCPSGFTGQLCEVPLCAPNLCQPKQICKDQKDKANCLCPDGSPGCAPPEDNCTCHHGHCQRSSCVCDVGWTGPECEAELGSCISAPCAHGGTCYPQPSGYNCTCPTGYTGPTCSEETTACHSGPCLNGGSCNPSPGGYYCTCPPSHTGPQCQTSTDYCGSAPCFNGGTCVNRPGTFSCLCATGFQGPRCEGKIHPSCADSPCRNTATCQDSPQGPRCLCPTGYTGGSCQTLMDLCAQKPCPRNSHCLQTGPSFHCLCLQGWTGPLCNLPLSSCQKAALSQGIDVSSLCHNGGLCVDSGPSYFCHCPPGFQGSLCQDHVNPCESRPCQNGATCMAQPSGYLCQCAPGYDGQNCSKELDACQSQPCHNHGTCTPKPGGFHCACPPGFVGLRCEGDVDECLDQPCHPTGTAACHSLANAFYCQCLPGHTGQWCEVEIDPCHSQPCFHGGTCEATAGSPLGFICHCPKGFEGPTCSHRAPSCGLHHCHHGGLCLPSPKPGFPPRCACLSGYGGPDCLTPPAPKGCGPPSPCLYNGSCSETTGLGGPGFRCSCPHSSPGPRCQKPGAKGCEGRSGDGACDAGCSGPEGNWDGGDCSLGVPDPWKGCPSHSRCWLLFRDGQCHPQCDSEECLFDGYDCETPPACTPAYDQYCHDHFHNGHCEKGCNTAECGWDGGDCRPEDGDPEWGPSLALLVVLSPPALDQQLFALARVLSLTLRVGLWVRKDRDGRDMVYPYPGARAEEKLGGTRDPTYQERAAPQTQPLGKETDSLSAGFVVVMGVDLSRCGPDHPASRCPWDPGLLLRFLAAMAAVGALEPLLPGPLLAVHPHAGTAPPANQLPWPVLCSPVAGVILLALGALLVLQLIRRRRREHGALWLPPGFTRRPRTQSAPHRRRPPLGEDSIGLKALKPEAEVDEDGVVMCSGPEEGEEVDQAEETGPPSKCQLWSLSGGCGALPQAAMLTPPQESEMEAPDLDTRGPDGVTPLMSAVCCGEVESRTFQEAWLGCPEPWEPLLDGGACPQAHTVGTGETPLHLAARFSRPTAARRLLEAGANPNQPDRAGRTPLHAAVAADAREVCQLLLRSRQTAVDARTEDGTTPLMLAARLAVEDLVEELIAAQADVGARDKWGKTALHWAAAVNNARAARSLLQAGADKDAQDNREQTPLFLAAREGAVEVAQLLLGLGAARELRDQAGLAPADVARQRNHWDLLTLLEGAGPPEARHKATPGREAGPFPRARTASVSVPPHGGGALPRCRTLSAGAGPRGGGACLQARTWSVDLAARGGGAYSHCRSLSGVGAGGGPPPRGRRFSAGMRGPRPNPAIMRGRYGVAAGRGGRVSTDDWPCDWVALGACGSASNIPIPPPCLTPSPERGSPQLDCGPSAHQEMPINQGGEGVGEKNGKKDGSDCIVSAFCAFGSAFGLDGGCKYSLKARISIFRGPMII, translated from the exons ATGCAGCCCCcttcactgctgctgctgctgctgctgctgctgctatgtGTCTCAGTGGTCATAACCAGAG GGCTGCTGTGTGGGAGTTTCCCAGAACCCTGTGCCAATGGAGGCACCTGCCTGAGCCTGTCTCTGGGACAAGGGACCTGCCA GTGTGCCCCTGGCTTCCTGGGTGAGACGTGCCAGTTTCCTGACCCCTGCCAGAACGCCCAGCTCTGCCAAAATGGAGGCAGCTGCCAAGCCCTGCTTCCCACTCCCCTGGGGCTCCCCAGCTCTCCCTCTCCATTGACACCCAGCTTCTTGTGCACTTGCCTCCCTGGCTTCACTGGCGAGAGATGCCAGGCCCAGCTTGAAGACCCTTGTCCTACCTCCTTCTGTTCCAAAAGGGGCCGCTGCCACATCCAGGCCTCGGGCCGCCCACAGTGCTCTTGCATGCCTGGATGGACAG GTGAGCAGTGCCAGCTTCGGGACTTCTGCTCAGCCAACCCATGTGTTAATGGAGGGGTGTGTCTGGCCACGTACCCCCAGATCCAGTGCCACTGCCCACCGGGCTTCGAGGGCCATGCCTGTGAACGTGATGTCAACGAGTGCTTCCAGGACCCAGGACCCTGCCCCAAAGGCACCTCCTGCCATAACACCCTGGGCTCCTTCCAGTGCCTCTGCCCTGTGGGGCGGGAGGGTCCACGTTGTGAGCTGCGGGCAGGACCCTGCCCTCCTAGGGGCTGTTCAAATGGGGGCACCTGCCAGCTGATGCCAGGGAAAGACTCCACCTTTCACCTctgcctctgtcccccag GTTTCATAGGCCCGGACTGTGAGGTGAATCCAGACAACTGTGTCAGCCACCAATGTCAGAATGGGGGCACTTGCCAGGATGGGCTGGACACCTACACCTGCCTCTGCCCAGAAACCTGGACAG GCTGGGATTGCTCCGAAGATGTGGATGAGTGTGAGACCCAGGGTCCCCCTCACTGCAGAAACGGGGGCACCTGCCAGAACTCTGCTGGTAGCTTTCACTGCGTGTGTGTGAGTGGCTGGGGGGGCACAAGCTGTGAGGAGAACCTGGATGACTGTATTGCTGCCACCTGTGCCCCGGGATCCACCTGCATTGACCGAGTGGGctctttctcctgcctctgcccaccTGGACGCACAG GACTCCTGTGCCACTTGGAAGACATGTGTCTGAGCCAGCCGTGCCATGGGGATGCCCAGTGCAGCACCAACCCCCTCACAGGCTCCACACTCTGCCTGTGTCAGCCCGGCTATTCAGGGCCCACCTGCCACCAGGACCTGGACGAGTGTCTGATGG CCCAGCAAGGCCCAAGTCCCTGTGAACATGGCGGTTCCTGCCTCAACACTCCTGGCTCCTTCAACTGCCTCTGTCCACCTGGCTACACAGGCTCCCGTTGTGAGGCCGATCACAATGAGtgcctctcccagccctgccaccCAGGGAGCACCTGTCTGGACCTACTTGCCACCTTCCACTGCCTCTGCCCACCAG GCTTAGAAGggcaactctgtgaggtggagaCCAACGAGTGTGCCTCAGCTCCCTGCCTGAACCACGCGGATTGCCATGACCTGCTCAACGGCTTCCAGTGCATCTGCCTGCCTG GATTCGCCGGCACCCGATGTGAGGAGGATATCGACGAGTGCAGAAACTCTCCCTGTGCCAATGGTGGGCAGTGCCAGGACCAGCCTGGAGCCTTCCACTGCGAGTGTCTCCCAG GCTTTGAAGGTACACGCTGTCAAACAGAGGTGGATGAGTGCCTGAGTGACCCATGTCCCGTTGGAGCCAGCTGCATTGATCTTCCAGGAGCCTTCTTTTGCCTCTGCCCCTCTGGTTTCACAG GCCAGCTCTGTGAGGTTCCCCTGTGTGCTCCCAACCTGTGCCAGCCCAAGCAGATATGTAAGGACCAGAAAGACAAGGCCAACTGCCTCTGTCCTGATGGAAGCCCTGGCTGTGCCCCACCTGAGGACAATTGCACCTGCCACCATGGGCACTGCCAGAG ATCCtcatgtgtgtgtgatgtgggtTGGACGGGGCCAGAGTGTGAGGCAGAGCTAGGGAGCTGCATCTCTGCACCCTGTGCCCATGGGGGGACCTGCTACCCCCAGCCCTCTGGCTACAACTGTACCTGCCCTACAGGCTACACAG GGCCCACCTGTAGTGAGGAGACGACAGCTTGTCACTCAGGGCCATGTCTCAATGGCGGCTCCTGCAACCCTAGCCCTGGAGGCTACTACTGCACCTGCCCTCCAAGCCACACAGGGCCCCAGTGCCAAACCAGCACTGACTACTGTGGGTCTG CCCCGTGCTTCAATGGGGGTACCTGTGTGAACAGGCCTGGCACCTTCTCCTGCCTCTGTGCCACGGGCTTCCAGGGCCCGCGCTGTGAGGGAAAGATCCACCCCAGCTGTGCAGACAG CCCCTGTAGGAATACGGCAACCTGCCAGGACAGCCCCCAGGGTCCCCGCTGCCTCTGCCCCACTGGCTACACCGGAGGCAGCTGCCAG ACTCTGATGGACTTATGTGCCCAGAAGCCCTGCCCACGCAATTCCCACTGCCTCCAGACTGGGCCCTCCTTCCACTGCTTGTGCCTCCAGGGATGGACCGGGCCTCTCTGCAACCTTCCACTGTCCTCCTGCCAGAAGGCTGCGCTGAGCCAAG GCATAGACGTCTCTTCGCTTTGCCACAATGGAGGCCTCTGTGTCGACAGCGGCCCCTCCTATTTCTGCCACTGCCCCCCTGGATTCCAAGGCAGCCTGTGCCAGGATCATGTGAACCCATGTGAGTCCAGGCCTTGCCAGAACGGGGCCACCTGCATGGCCCAGCCCAGTGGGTATCTCTGCCAG TGTGCCCCAGGCTACGATGGACAGAACTGCTCAAAGGAACTCGATGCTTGTCAGTCCCAACCCTGTCACAACCatggcacctgtactcccaaacCTGGAGGCTTCCACTGTGCCTGCCCTCCAGGCTTTGTGGGGCTACGCTGTGAGGGAGACGTGGACGAGTGTCTAGACCAGCCCTGCCACCCCACAGGCACTGCAGCCTGCCACTCTCTGGCCAATGCCTTCTACTGCCAGTGTCTGCCTGGACACACAG GCCAATGGTGTGAGGTGGAGATAGACCCCTGCCACAGCCAACCCTGCTTTCATGGAGGGACCTGTGAGGCCACAGCAGGATCACCCCTGGGTTTCATCTGCCACTGCCCCAAG gGTTTTGAAGGCCCCACCTGCAGCCACAGGGCCCCTTCCTGCGGCCTCCATCACTGCCACCACGGAGGCCTGTGTCTGCCCTCCCCTAAGCCAGGCTTCCCACCACGCTGTGCCTGCCTCAGTGGCTATGGGGGTCCTGACTGCCTGACCCCACCAGCTCCTAAAGGCTGTGGCCCTCCCTCCCCATGCCTATACAATGGCAGCTGCTCAGAGACCACAGGCTTGGGGGGCCCAGGCTTTCGATGCTCGTGCCCTCACAGCTCTCCAGGGCCCCGGTGTCAGAAACCCGGAGCCAAGGGGTGTGAGGGCAGAAGTGGAGATGGGGCCTGTGATGCTGGCTGCAGTGGCCCAGAAGGAAACTGGGATGGAGGGGACTGCTCTCTGGGAGTCCCAGACCCCTGGAAGGGCTGCCCCTCCCACTCTCGGTGCTGGCTTCTCTTCCGGGACGGGCAGTGCCACCCGCAGTGTGACTCTGAAGAGTGTCTGTTTGATGGCTACGACTGTGAGACCCCTCCAGCCTGCAC TCCAGCCTATGACCAGTACTGCCACGATCACTTCCACAACGGGCACTGTGAGAAAGGCTGCAACACTGCAGAGTGTGGCTGGGATGGAGGTGACTGCAGGCCTGAAGATGGGGACCCAGAGTGGGGGCCCTCCCTGGCCCTACTGGTGGTACTGAGCCCCCCAGCCCTAGACCAGCAGCTGTTTGCCCTGGCCCGGGTGCTGTCCCTGACTCTGAGGGTAGGACTCTGGGTAAGGAAGGATCGTGACGGCAGGGACATGGTGTACCCCTATCCTGGGGCCCGGGCTGAAGAAAAGCTAGGAGGAACTCGGGACCCCACCTATCAGGAGAGAGCAGCTCCTCAAACGCAGCCCCTGGGCAAGGAGACCGACTCCCTCAGTGCTGG GTTTGTGGTGGTAATGGGTGTGGATTTGTCCCGCTGTGGCCCTGACCACCCGGCATCCCGCTGTCCCTGGGACCCTGGGCTTCTACTCCGCTTCCTTGCTGCGATGGCTGCAGTGGGAGCCCTGGAGCCCCTGCTGCCTGGACCACTGCTGGCTGTCCACCCTCATGCAGGGACCG CACCCCCTGCCAACCAGCTTCCCTGGCCTGTGCTGTGCTCCCCAGTGGCCGGGGTGATTCTCCTGGCCCTAGGGGCTCTTCTCGTCCTCCAGCTCATCCGGCGTCGACGCCGAGAGCATGGAGCTCTCTGGCTGCCCCCTGGTTTCACTCGACGGCCTCGGACTCAGTCAGCTCCCCACCGACGCCGGCCCCCACTGGGCGAGGACAGCATTGGTCTCAA GGCACTGAAGCCAGAGGCAGAAGTTGATGAGGATGGAGTTGTGATGTGCTCAGGCcctgaggagggagaggaggtggACCAG GCTGAAGAAACAGGCCCACCCTCCAAGTGCCAGCTCTGGTCTCTGAGTGGTGGCTGTGGGGCGCTCCCTCAGGCAGCCATGCTAACTCCTCCCCAGGAATCCGAGATGGAAGCCCCTGACCTGGACACCCGTGGACCTG ATGGGGTGACACCCCTGATGTCAGCAGTTTGCTGTGGGGAAGTAGAGTCCAGGACCTTCCAAGAGGCATGGTTGGGATGTCCTGAGCCCTGGGAACCTCTGCTGGATGGAGGGGCCTGTCCCCAGGCTCACACCGTGGGCACTGGGGAGACCCCCCTGCACCTGGCTGCCCGATTCTCCCGGCCAACCGCTGCCCGCCGCCTCCTTGAGGCTGGAGCCAACCCCAACCAACCAGACCGGGCAGGGCGCACACCCCTTCATGCTGCTGTGGCTGCTGATGCTCGGGAGGTCTGCCAG CTTCTGCTCCGTAGCAGACAAACTGCAGTGGACGCTCGCACAGAGGACGGGACCACACCCTTGATGCTGGCTGCCAGACTAGCGGTGGAAGACCTGGTTGAAGAACTGATTGCAGCCCAAGCAGACGTGGGGGCCAGAGATAAATGGG GGAAAACTGCGCTGCACTGGGCTGCTGCCGTGAACAACGCCCGAGCCGCCCGCTCACTTCTCCAGGCCGGAGCCGATAAAGATGCCCAGGACAACAGG GAGCAGACGCCGCTGTTCCTGGCAGCACGGGAAGGAGCGGTGGAAGTAGCCCAGCtgctgctggggctgggggcagccCGCGAGCTGCGGGACCAGGCTGGGCTAGCGCCCGCGGACGTCGCTCGCCAACGTAACCATTGGGATCTGCTGACGCTGCTGGAAGGGGCTGGGCCACCAGAGGCCCGTCACAAAGCCACGCCGGGACGCGAGGCTGGGCCCTTCCCGCGCGCACGGACGGCGTCAGTAAGCGTGCCCCCGCATGGGGGCGGGGCTCTGCCGCGCTGCCGGACGCTGTCAGCCGGAGCAGGCCCTCGTGGGGGCGGAGCTTGTCTGCAGGCTCGGACTTGGTCCGTAGACTTGGCTGCGCGGGGGGGCGGGGCCTATTCTCATTGCCGGAGCCTCTCGGGAGTAGGAGCAGGAGGAGGCCCGCCCCCTCGCGGCCGTAGGTTTTCTGCAGGCATGCGCGGGCCTCGGCCCAACCCTGCGATAATGCGAGGAAGATATGGAGTGGCTGCCGGGCGCGGAGGCAGGGTCTCAACGGATGACTGGCCCTGTGATTGGGTGGCCCTGGGAGCTTGCGGTTCTGCCTCCAACATTCCGATCCCGCCTCCTTGCCTTACTCCGTCCCCGGAGCGGGGATCACCTCAACTTGACTGTGGTCCCTCAGCCCACCAAGAAATGCCCATAAACCAAGGAGGAGAGG